Proteins encoded in a region of the Saccharomyces eubayanus strain FM1318 chromosome V, whole genome shotgun sequence genome:
- a CDS encoding FLO8-like protein, producing the protein MSFKANSSYPDSIPPADTPYSSNHYRHGLQNNIPMATNSEQQQQQQQQQQQQQQQQQQWRDQVISDSPGFRERTNSKKALNQYIFDFLSKSSLKNTAAAFAQDAQLNRDTNDEQLGRNNYKDKTPGQSPMLEVVDAPQGFLFEWWQIFWDIFNTSSSRGGSESAQQYYQLVLQEQRQEQIYRSLAVHAARLQHDAERRGEYINEEVDPMHLAAMMLGNSMSPAASMQNVNVNPMPIPMVGNPIVNSFPIPPYSNTNLATGATTVTAAAPPSSDFSNTASIQNRNQNVTGWPVYNYPMQPSTENSAGIPCNNNTTNTTSNNKSPVNLPKNLKNMHSSSTDKPINVAMPKSTRSRSATSKAKGKTTNGTGTRKRRKITATAVSAGSANAASPNITTPGSTTSEPAMVNSRLNKTPKSDMAATHRNQAMVFGDEDAYSNKKVSPLMSAVSPSTIVAKQPAKARKNTKKASTSAFSVESTQSTNKSNSNNGISGKKRSPPNSRVSRRKSTPSVTLNDNTAKDANDMFRTRSNNTTPNIHSAPPSRSTNPLPFSNVNLGSFNKPAVSSPLSSVTESCFDPDNGKIVTKGGPKRAVNSKVSASSPLNISTSPSGDAQKQRNSKPTGSAVIKPPQGFSTTNLNITLKSSIIIPSQNNIIPQELPTANSLEAQMAKDLRSNKGSHNAFTPEGTKTPNNTNQVCEFENVKNPNPLMLPNQIFTSTNGTPNENSNLVNTTSSNKGNSDSASVQPASNIGTTLGPHQASTTEHQNSQPQEMKLGNIGIGEGQGTDFGLNLLDTNENDFNFINWEG; encoded by the coding sequence ATGAGTTTTAAAGCGAACAGTTCATATCCAGATTCAATTCCTCCCGCCGACACACCATACTCGTCAAACCATTATCGACACGGCTTGCAGAATAACATTCCAATGGCGACGAATAGCgagcaacagcagcaacagcagcagcaacagcagcaacaacagcaacaacagcaacagtGGAGAGATCAGGTTATATCAGATAGTCCAGGTTTCAGAGAAAGGACGAACAGTAAGAAAGCGCTTAATCAATACATATTCGATTTCCTTTCGAAAtcatctttaaaaaacacAGCTGCTGCGTTTGCCCAGGATGCGCAACTAAACAGAGATACGAATGACGAACAATTGGGCAGGAACAATTATAAAGACAAAACACCCGGCCAAAGTCCGATGCTAGAGGTAGTAGACGCGCCCCAAggctttttgtttgaatgGTGGCAGATTTTCTGggatattttcaatactaGCTCTTCCAGGGGTGGTTCAGAGTCTGCTCAGCAATACTACCAGCTTGTTCTCCAGGAACAAAGACAGGAACAAATCTACAGAAGCTTGGCTGTCCATGCGGCAAGATTACAACACGACGCAGAACGAAGAGGAGAATATATTAACGAAGAGGTAGATCCCATGCACTTGGCCGCAATGATGCTGGGGAACTCCATGTCTCCTGCAGCTTCAATGCAGAATGTTAATGTCAATCCTATGCCGATTCCAATGGTGGGCAATCCTATCGTCAATAGTTTTCCGATTCCGCCATACAGCAATACAAATCTTGCAACTGGAGCAACAACGGTGACTGCAGCCGCACCGCCTTCCAGTGATTTTTCTAACACAGCATCAATCCAGAATCGAAACCAAAACGTTACTGGCTGGCCAGTTTATAACTATCCAATGCAACCCTCGACAGAGAATTCAGCGGGGATTCCGTGTAACAATAATACCACAAATACCACAAGTAATAACAAATCTCCGGTGAACCTACCtaaaaacttaaaaaatatgCATTCGTCATCAACTGATAAACCCATTAATGTGGCAATGCCAAAATCCACAAGAAGCAGGTCCGCGACTTCCAAAGCTAAGgggaaaacaacaaatggCACAGGCACTAGAAAGAGACGAAAGATTACTGCAACAGCAGTTTCTGCAGGATCTGCAAACGCTGCGTCGCCGAATATTACCACGCCAGGCTCCACAACAAGCGAGCCTGCTATGGTAAATTCAAGACTTAATAAGACTCCAAAATCCGACATGGCTGCTACTCACCGCAACCAGGCTATGGTATTTGGAGATGAAGACGCGTACTCGAATAAGAAAGTCAGCCCCTTAATGAGTGCTGTCTCTCCTTCTACCATAGTCGCCAAGCAACCAGCAAAAGcaaggaaaaatacaaaaaaggCATCGACGTCGGCATTCTCAGTAGAATCGACCCAGTCAACAAATAAGAGCAATAGCAATAACGGAATCTCAGGTAAAAAGCGCAGTCCTCCTAATAGTAGAGTTTCAAGAAGGAAATCTACCCCGTCCGTTACTTTAAATGACAATACTGCCAAAGACGCAAACGATATGTTCAGGACGCGTTCGAATAACACTACCCCAAACATTCATTCGGCTCCACCAAGTAGAAGCACAAATCCCCTACCTTTTTCTAATGTAAATCTAGGAAGTTTTAACAAGCCGGCTGTATCCAGTCCATTATCATCGGTCACCGAGTCCTGTTTTGATCCAGACAATGGGAAAATTGTGACGAAAGGTGGGCCCAAAAGAGCAGTGAACTCGAAAGTCTCAGCATCATCTCCTTTAAACATATCAACGTCTCCATCTGGTGATGctcaaaagcaaagaaattcTAAGCCAACAGGAAGTGCGGTCATAAAGCCTCCGCAAGGGTTCTCAACTACTAACTTGAATATTACATTAAAGAGCTCAATAATAATCCCATCACAGAACAATATTATACCACAAGAATTGCCGACTGCAAACTCTCTGGAAGCACAGATGGCTAAGGATCTAAGGAGCAATAAAGGTAGTCATAATGCTTTTACTCCAGAGGGGACAAAGACACCAAATAACACTAATCAAGTATGTGAGTTTGAGAACGTCAAAAATCCGAATCCTTTGATGCTTCCAAATCAGATATTCACGTCAACTAATGGGAcaccaaatgaaaattcGAACCTTGTTAATACCacatcttcaaataaaGGTAACAGTGATAGTGCATCGGTTCAGCCTGCATCCAATATCGGTACAACTTTGGGGCCTCACCAAGCCAGTACTACTGAACACCAAAATTCACAGCCTCAAGAGATGAAACTCGGTAATATTGGTATAGGGGAAGGTCAAGGAACGGATTTCGGTCTAAACTTACTGGACacaaatgaaaatgactttaatttcat
- the KAP123 gene encoding karyopherin KAP123, which produces MDQNFLSQLEQTLNAITSGTGLKEATKTLQGQFYTQPTTLPALIHILQNGANDSLKQLAGVEARKLVSKHWNAIDEPTRTSIKASLLQTAFSEPKENVRHSNARVIASIGTEELDGNKWPDLVPSLIQAASGEDVQTRQTAIFILFSLLEDFTSSLTGYVDDFLTLFSQTINDPASLEIRSLSAQALNHVSALIEEQETINPTQAQKFAALIPSVVSVLDAVIKADDTMNAKLIFNCLNDFLLLDSQLTGNFIIDLVKLSLQISVNTEIDEDVRVFALQFIISSLSYRKSKVSQSKLGPEITMAALKVACEEIDVEDELNNEDETGENEENTPSSSAIRLLAFASSELPPSQVASVIVEHISAMLQSANVFERRAILLAISVAVTGSPDYILSQFDKIIPATINGLKDNEPIVKLAALKCIHQLTTDLQDEVAKFHEEYLPLIIDIIDSAKNIVIYNYATVALDGLLEFIAYDAIAKYLEPLMNKLFYMLESNESSKLRCAVVSAIGSAAFAAGSAFIPYFKTSVHYLEKFIQNCSQIEGMSEDDIELRANTFENISTMARAVRSDAFAEFAEPLVNSAYEAIKTDSARLRESGYAFIANLAKVYGENFAPFLKTILPEIFKTLELDEYQFNFDGDAEDLAAFADSANEEELQNKFTVNTGISYEKEVASAALSELALGTKEHFLPYVEQSLKVLNEQVDESYGLRETALNTIWNVVKSVLLASKVDPENYPKGIPASSYVSADVLAVIQAARETSMGNLSDEFETSMVITVMEDFANMIKQFGSIIIMDNGDSSMLEALCLQVLSVLKGTHTCQTIDIEEDVPRDEELDASETEATLQDVALEVLVSLSQALAGDFAKVFDNFRPVVFGLFQSKSKNKRSSAVGAASELALGMKEQNPFVHEMLEALVIRLTTDKSLEVRGNAAYGVGLLCEYASMDISAIYEPVLKALYELLNAADQKALAAEDDEATREIIDRAYANASGCVARMALKNSALVPLEQTVPALLAHLPLHTGFEEYNPIFELIMKLYQENNPVVTNETPRIIEIFSVVFTKENDRVKLEKESTLGREENMERLKQFQTEEMKHKVVELLKYLNTTYNGIVAQNPVLAAVIA; this is translated from the coding sequence atggatcaaaattttctaagTCAACTTGAGCAGACTTTGAACGCCATCACTTCTGGTACAGGCTTGAAGGAAGCTACAAAAACTTTGCAAGGCCAGTTTTACACTCAGCCTACAACCTTGCCAGCTTTGATTCACATTCTGCAAAATGGTGCAAACGATTCATTGAAACAATTAGCTGGTGTTGAAGCCAGAAAACTAGTTTCTAAGCACTGGAACGCCATTGATGAACCCACAAGAACTTCTATCAAGGCCTCCCTTCTACAAACTGCATTCAGTGAACCAAAGGAAAACGTTCGTCATTCCAATGCTCGAGTAATCGCTTCTATTGGTACTGAAGAATTGGATGGAAACAAATGGCCAGATTTAGTTCCAAGCTTGATTCAAGCAGCATCTGGTGAAGACGTTCAAACAAGACAAACTGCCatttttatcttgttttctttgctgGAAGATTTCACCTCTTCTCTAACTGGATACGTTGATGACTTCTTGACTTTGTTCTCACAGACCATTAATGATCCCGCTTCCTTGGAAATCAGGTCATTATCAGCTCAAGCTTTGAACCACGTCTCTGCGTTAATTGAGGAACAAGAGACTATCAACCCCACCCAAGCTCAAAAGTTTGCTGCTTTGATTCCTTCCGTGGTCAGCGTCTTAGATGCCGTCATTAAAGCTGATGACACCATGAACGCTAAACTGATTTTCAACTGTTTAAATGATTTCCTGCTATTGGATTCCCAATTGACCGGTAATTTCATTATTGATCTTGTCAAGTTGTCTTTACAAATTTCCGTTAACACtgaaattgatgaagaCGTCAGAGTTTTTGCTCTTCAATtcattatttcttctttgtccTATAGAAAATCCAAGGTGTCTCAAAGTAAGCTGGGCCCAGAAATTACCATGGCTGCTTTGAAGGTCGCATGTGAAGAGATCGATGTTGAAGATGAATTAAacaatgaagacgaaaCTGGggaaaacgaagaaaacacTCCATCATCTTCCGCTATCAGATTGTTGGCTTTTGCGTCATCTGAATTGCCACCATCTCAGGTTGCTTCTGTTATTGTTGAACACATCTCAGCTATGCTACAATCTGCAAacgtttttgaaagaagagcTATCCTTTTAGCTATCTCAGTTGCTGTTACTGGTTCTCCAGACTACATTTTGTCTCAATTCGATAAAATCATTCCCGCCACTATTAATGGTTTGAAGGACAACGAACCGATTGTTAAACTAGCTGCTTTGAAATGTATTCATCAATTGACTACTGATTTGCAGGATGAAGTTGCCAAATTCCACGAAGAATACTTACCATTGATTATTGATATCATTGATTCTGCTAAAAACATCGTTATTTACAACTATGCGACTGTCGCCTTAGATGGTCTACTTGAATTCATTGCCTACGACGCCATTGCTAAATATTTGGAACCATTGATGAACAAGTTATTTTACATGTTGGAAAGTAACGAATCATCCAAATTAAGATGTGCTGTTGTTTCTGCCATAGGTTCTGCTGCCTTCGCTGCTGGTTCTGCTTTCATTCCATACTTCAAGACCAGTGTTCACTATCTagaaaaattcattcaaaaCTGTTCCCAAATTGAAGGTATGAGTGAAGATGATATTGAATTAAGAGCTAACacatttgaaaatatttctaCCATGGCTAGAGCAGTTAGATCAGATGCGTTTGCTGAATTCGCTGAACCTTTAGTTAACTCTGCTTATGAGGCTATTAAGACAGATTCTGCTAGATTAAGAGAATCCGGTTATGCGTTTATTGCGAACCTGGCTAAGGTCTACGGTGAAAATTTTGCTCCTTTCTTGAAAACCATTTTACCGgaaattttcaagacaTTAGAATTAGATGAATATCAATTCAACTTCGACGGTGATGCTGAAGATTTGGCAGCATTTGCCGATTCCGCCAATGAAGAGGAATTACAAAATAAATTCACTGTTAACACTGGTATTTCCtatgaaaaagaagttGCCTCTGCAGCTCTATCTGAATTGGCGTTAGGTACTAAGGAACACTTTTTACCATACGTTGAACAATCCTTGAAGGTTTTGAACGAACAAGTCGATGAATCATACGGTTTGAGAGAAACTGCTTTGAATACCATCTGGAATGTCGTTAAGTCTGTCTTATTGGCTTCTAAAGTTGACCCAGAAAACTATCCAAAGGGTATCCCAGCTTCTTCATACGTAAGTGCAGATGTTTTAGCTGTTATTCAAGCTGCTAGAGAAACTTCTATGGGTAACCTAAGTGACGAATTTGAAACCTCAATGGTTATTACTGTTATGGAAGACTTTGCCAATATGATCAAACAATTTGGTAGTATCATTATCATGGATAACGGTGACTCTTCCATGTTAGAAGCTTTGTGTCTACAAGTTCTAAGCGTCTTGAAGGGCACTCATACCTGTCAAACCATTGACATTGAAGAGGACGTACCAAGAGACGAAGAATTAGATGCCTCTGAAACTGAAGCCACTTTACAAGATGTTGCCTTGGAAGTTCTTGTCAGTTTATCCCAAGCTTTGGCTGGTGATTTTGCCAAGGTCTTTGACAATTTCAGACCAGTTGTTTTTGGGTTGTTCCAATCCAAGTCTAAGAACAAGAGATCTTCTGCTGTTGGTGCCGCCTCTGAATTGGCTTTGGGTatgaaagaacaaaatcCATTTGTCCATGAAATGCTAGAAGCTCTAGTTATCAGATTGACAACAGACAAATCTCTGGAAGTTAGAGGTAACGCTGCTTATGGTGTTGGTTTATTATGTGAATATGCATCAATGGATATTTCTGCCATTTATGAACCCGTTTTGAAGGCGCTTTACGAATTGTTGAATGCTGCCGACCAAAAGGCTCTAGCTGCTGAAGACGACGAAGCCACTAGAGAAATCATTGACAGAGCATACGCGAACGCAAGTGGATGTGTTGCCAGAATGGCTTTGAAGAACAGTGCTTTGGTTCCATTGGAACAAACCGTTCCAGCATTATTGGCACATTTGCCATTGCACACtggttttgaagaatacaaTCCAATTTTCGAATTGATCATGAAACTATATCAGGAAAATAACCCTGTTGTCACAAACGAGACCCCAAGGATCATTGAGATTTTCAGCGTTGTGTTcactaaagaaaatgatagaGTTAAACTAGAAAAGGAATCTACTCTAGgcagagaagaaaatatggAAAGATTGAAGCAATTTCAAACTGAAGAGATGAAACACAAAGTCGTTGAACTATTGAAGTATCTGAACACTACTTACAATGGAATTGTTGCCCAGAACCCGGTATTAGCTGCTGTCATCGCTTGA